A genomic region of Zalophus californianus isolate mZalCal1 chromosome 1, mZalCal1.pri.v2, whole genome shotgun sequence contains the following coding sequences:
- the EIF3G gene encoding eukaryotic translation initiation factor 3 subunit G isoform X1 produces MPTGDFDSKPSWADQVEEEGEDDKCVTSELLKGIPLATGDTSPEPELLPGAPLPPPKEVINGNIKTVTEYKIDEDGKKFKIVRTFRIETRKASKAVARRKSWSRCRPRRTRRGSMCRQACAMGPAAVGSPCSPTAEPMTMPLSVSPTCQRTLVRLTYRSSSGLLAPSLASTWQRTRPLASPRALPSSASTAVRMLHEPLLGCPALDTTTSSSTLSGPSHQPTKPVVTFAAAARPRPQDLMAIEGSPREPGVLGNKKAPVVTGCLVYSPALWLAGPVLPRISAVGRNSCHYGLGTRRSPSGSFPRGRSGGSGPVGGPGPGVSRARSPHSAAGLSAS; encoded by the exons ATGCCGACTGGAGATTTTGA TTCGAAGCCCAGCTGGGCCGaccaggtggaggaggagggcgaGGACG ACAAATGTGTCACCAGCGAGCTCCTCAAGGGGATCCCTCTGGCCACTGGCGACACCAGCCCAGAACCTGAGTTACTGCCGGGAG ctccACTGCCGCCTCCCAAGGAGGTCATCAATGGAAACATCAAGACCGTGACAGAGTACAAGATAGATGAGGATGGCAAGAAGTTCAag ATTGTCCGCACCTTCAGAATTGAGACGCGGAAGGCCTCAAAGGCTGTCGCAAGGAGGAAG AGCTGGAGCCGGTGCAGGCCGCGCAGAACAAGACGGGGAAGTATGTGCCGCCAAGCCTGCGCGATGGGGCCAGCCGCCGTGGGGAGTCCATGCAGCCCAACCGCAGAG CCGATGACAATGCCACTATCCGTGTCACCAACCTGTCAGAGGACACTCGTGAGACTGACCTACAGGAGCTCTTCCGGCCTTTTGGCTCCATCTCTCGCATCTACTTGGCAAAGGACAAGACCACTGGCCAGTCCAAG ggctTTGCCTTCATCAGCTTCCACCGCCGTGAGGATGCTGCACGAGCCATTGCTGGGGTGTCCGGCTTTGGATACGACCACCTCATCCTCAACGTTGAGTGGGCCAA gCCATCAACCAACTAAGCCAGTTGTCACCTTTGCTGCAGCTGCTCGGCCCCGGCCCCAGGACCTCATGGCCATAGAAGGTAGCCCCCGAGAGCCGGGGGTTCTCGGCAATAAAAAGGCTCCAGTTGTTACAGGCTGTCTCGTTTATTCACCTGCTCTGTGGCTAGCAGGGCCAGTCCTCCCCAGGATCAGTGCTGTAGGCAGAAATTCCTGCCACTATGGCTTGGGCACTCGCCGGTCCCCCAGTGGGTCTTTCCCTAGGGGAAGAAGCGGTGGTTCGGGGCCTGTTGGTGGCCCAGGGCCAGGGGTCTCCCGGGCTCGCAGCCCCCATTCTGCGGCTGGTCTCAGTGCCTCGTGA
- the EIF3G gene encoding eukaryotic translation initiation factor 3 subunit G isoform X2 has product MPTGDFDSKPSWADQVEEEGEDDKCVTSELLKGIPLATGDTSPEPELLPGAPLPPPKEVINGNIKTVTEYKIDEDGKKFKIVRTFRIETRKASKAVARRKNWKKFGNSEFDPPGPNVATTTVSDDVSMTFITSKEDLNCQEEEDPMNKLKGQKIVSCRICKGDHWTTRCPYKDTLGPMQKELAEQLGLSTGEKEKLPGELEPVQAAQNKTGKYVPPSLRDGASRRGESMQPNRRADDNATIRVTNLSEDTRETDLQELFRPFGSISRIYLAKDKTTGQSKGFAFISFHRREDAARAIAGVSGFGYDHLILNVEWAKPSTN; this is encoded by the exons ATGCCGACTGGAGATTTTGA TTCGAAGCCCAGCTGGGCCGaccaggtggaggaggagggcgaGGACG ACAAATGTGTCACCAGCGAGCTCCTCAAGGGGATCCCTCTGGCCACTGGCGACACCAGCCCAGAACCTGAGTTACTGCCGGGAG ctccACTGCCGCCTCCCAAGGAGGTCATCAATGGAAACATCAAGACCGTGACAGAGTACAAGATAGATGAGGATGGCAAGAAGTTCAag ATTGTCCGCACCTTCAGAATTGAGACGCGGAAGGCCTCAAAGGCTGTCGCAAGGAGGAAG AACTGGAAGAAGTTTGGGAACTCAGAGTTTGACCCACCAGGGCCCAATGTGGCCACCACCACGGTCAGCGACGATGTGTCCATGACGTTCATCACTAGCAAAGAG GATCTGAACTGCCAGGAAGAGGAGGACCCGATGAACAAGCTCAAGGGGCAGAAGATCGTGTCCTGCCGCATCTGCAAGGGCGACCACTGGACTACCCGCTGCCCCTACAAGGACACGCTGGGTCCCATGCAGAAGGAGTTGGCTGAGCAGTTGGGCCTGTCCACTGGCGAGAAGGAGAAGCTGCCTGGAG AGCTGGAGCCGGTGCAGGCCGCGCAGAACAAGACGGGGAAGTATGTGCCGCCAAGCCTGCGCGATGGGGCCAGCCGCCGTGGGGAGTCCATGCAGCCCAACCGCAGAG CCGATGACAATGCCACTATCCGTGTCACCAACCTGTCAGAGGACACTCGTGAGACTGACCTACAGGAGCTCTTCCGGCCTTTTGGCTCCATCTCTCGCATCTACTTGGCAAAGGACAAGACCACTGGCCAGTCCAAG ggctTTGCCTTCATCAGCTTCCACCGCCGTGAGGATGCTGCACGAGCCATTGCTGGGGTGTCCGGCTTTGGATACGACCACCTCATCCTCAACGTTGAGTGGGCCAA gCCATCAACCAACTAA